The following proteins are encoded in a genomic region of Fervidobacterium pennivorans DSM 9078:
- the flhB gene encoding flagellar biosynthesis protein FlhB: MGRTDITDGLQVGTISQSVTIKIAKINLQLFADPDKTEKATPRKRQKAREEGQVPVSREFISGLGFLFVSTLFLFTGKQLLNALMNGTISTFEISDVEIRTFEDFLIYGVKPFTPAFLSLSFLVLSAALFSLIIGLLQTRFLFTLKPLKFDFNRLNPISGLKRMFSLRSLFELAKAIAKLLIVGFVGYSVIKGNFQKIMITADSSLIDGALLIWGTFTELIIKCSIALLVVSIGDYYFSRYEYEQSIKMTKQEVKEEFKEIEGNPEIKRRQRQIMMQYAMHRMMQEVPEASVVITNPTHFACALRYDPEKDFAPVLVAKGVDRVALRIIDIARENDVPIVRNPKLAREIYYTTELGDVIPEKLYKAVAEVLAYVFTLREKRETLK; this comes from the coding sequence ATGGGTAGAACTGATATCACGGATGGTTTACAGGTTGGAACCATATCTCAATCAGTTACTATCAAAATAGCCAAGATAAATCTGCAACTATTCGCGGATCCTGATAAAACAGAAAAGGCAACACCACGTAAAAGACAAAAGGCAAGAGAAGAAGGTCAAGTTCCTGTATCGCGTGAATTCATCTCCGGCCTTGGCTTTCTATTTGTATCAACTCTTTTTTTATTTACTGGTAAGCAGCTCTTAAATGCATTAATGAACGGAACGATATCCACCTTCGAGATATCAGATGTCGAGATAAGAACTTTCGAGGACTTTCTAATATATGGTGTCAAGCCTTTCACACCCGCTTTTCTGTCCCTTTCTTTTCTGGTGCTCAGTGCTGCACTTTTTTCCCTCATAATTGGATTACTGCAAACCAGGTTCCTTTTCACACTCAAGCCTTTGAAATTCGACTTCAACCGTCTCAACCCAATAAGTGGGCTCAAAAGGATGTTTTCGCTTAGGTCTCTTTTCGAATTAGCGAAAGCTATTGCAAAACTCTTAATCGTGGGTTTCGTTGGCTACAGTGTGATTAAAGGTAATTTCCAAAAGATAATGATAACCGCTGATTCCAGTTTAATTGACGGTGCTTTACTTATCTGGGGCACCTTTACAGAGCTTATAATCAAATGTTCGATAGCCCTATTAGTTGTTTCAATAGGTGATTACTATTTTTCACGCTATGAATACGAACAAAGTATCAAGATGACAAAGCAGGAGGTAAAGGAAGAATTTAAAGAAATAGAGGGAAACCCTGAGATTAAGAGGCGTCAAAGGCAGATAATGATGCAATACGCTATGCACAGAATGATGCAGGAAGTTCCGGAAGCAAGCGTGGTTATAACCAACCCAACACACTTCGCGTGTGCATTACGTTATGACCCAGAAAAAGACTTTGCCCCAGTATTGGTTGCAAAAGGGGTTGACAGGGTTGCATTGAGAATAATAGACATAGCAAGGGAAAACGACGTTCCAATCGTCAGAAACCCAAAACTTGCAAGGGAGATATACTACACCACCGAACTTGGAGATGTGATACCAGAAAAACTTTACAAAGCAGTTGCAGAAGTTCTTGCTTACGTTTTTACACTTAGGGAGAAGAGAGAAACTCTAAAGTAA
- a CDS encoding radical SAM protein, with amino-acid sequence MVLRASYWTWKLLNGESIPDEMPTAYLMLDGECMYNCAYCTHARDSESDNSYLSRVVWKLIELKDLNSISLKFKRVCIQTVNYKGYFEDILNVVERLRVLDTNNKLLISVSTRMKNEKEIDILMNSGVNDLGIAIDVVSENLHRLYRSWPLEYTLSLIRYGAEKYPGRITTHVIVGLGETDRELYEIFKLMKTYNVKVALFAFTPVRGTRLAHLTPPSLERYRKIQILRFLMFETNESPEVDFDEYGNLKILKYDSSIDISKAFLTSGCTHCTRPYYNDSPRNKVLYNYHTTMETQKK; translated from the coding sequence ATGGTTCTGAGAGCTTCCTACTGGACCTGGAAATTGCTTAATGGAGAATCTATTCCAGATGAGATGCCCACTGCTTACCTTATGCTTGATGGGGAATGTATGTATAACTGTGCTTACTGCACACATGCAAGAGATTCAGAAAGTGATAATTCATATTTGTCTAGAGTAGTTTGGAAATTAATAGAACTTAAAGATTTGAATTCGATAAGCTTAAAGTTCAAGCGTGTTTGCATTCAGACTGTTAATTACAAAGGATACTTTGAAGATATACTTAACGTTGTTGAACGTCTGAGAGTTCTTGACACCAACAATAAATTACTCATTTCTGTTTCCACACGTATGAAAAACGAAAAAGAAATCGATATACTAATGAATTCAGGAGTTAACGACTTAGGTATTGCTATCGACGTAGTTTCTGAAAATCTTCACAGATTGTATCGTTCTTGGCCCTTAGAATATACCCTCTCATTGATACGTTACGGAGCAGAGAAGTATCCAGGAAGAATTACAACGCATGTTATCGTTGGACTTGGAGAAACGGACAGAGAACTCTATGAAATATTCAAGCTAATGAAAACTTACAACGTCAAAGTCGCACTCTTTGCTTTTACTCCAGTACGGGGAACAAGACTCGCGCATTTAACACCACCATCTCTTGAACGATACAGAAAAATCCAAATACTCAGGTTCTTGATGTTCGAAACAAACGAATCACCGGAAGTAGATTTTGATGAATATGGCAATCTAAAGATATTAAAGTACGATAGCTCTATAGACATCTCAAAAGCCTTCCTTACATCCGGATGTACACATTGTACAAGACCTTACTACAACGACAGTCCGAGAAATAAAGTGTTGTATAATTATCACACAACCATGGAGACGCAAAAGAAATGA
- a CDS encoding electron transfer flavoprotein subunit beta/FixA family protein, whose translation MSFRIIVFAKQVPDTTEVRVDPIKGTLIRDGVKSIMNPEDKNALEVALQLKDKYGAKVTVITMGPPSAEAILRESYAMGADEAVLITDPLYAGSDTWVTSMILAKAAQMMGFDLILTGRQAIDGDTAQVGIEIAEHLKIPVIAYAVDLKIEGERVIVTRELDNTYEVVSTRIPCLVTCTKELNKPRYMRVENIFGCFDRPISIFNNSVLKFDKNEVGLVGSPTKVRRTFTKGPKEQGTIFNGTADEAAELILSKLKAEKLISEQ comes from the coding sequence ATGAGTTTTAGAATTATAGTATTTGCAAAACAGGTTCCAGATACAACAGAGGTTAGAGTTGACCCGATAAAAGGCACACTTATAAGAGATGGCGTCAAGTCAATAATGAACCCTGAAGATAAGAATGCGCTTGAAGTCGCACTACAACTCAAAGATAAATACGGAGCAAAGGTCACTGTAATAACGATGGGACCTCCTTCGGCTGAAGCTATCCTTAGAGAAAGCTACGCAATGGGAGCTGATGAAGCAGTGTTAATAACTGACCCTCTCTACGCAGGCTCGGACACCTGGGTTACCAGTATGATATTAGCAAAAGCGGCTCAAATGATGGGTTTTGATTTAATATTAACCGGTCGTCAGGCAATAGATGGAGACACAGCGCAAGTAGGTATTGAAATTGCGGAGCACTTGAAGATACCAGTGATAGCCTACGCTGTTGATTTGAAAATTGAAGGAGAACGAGTAATTGTCACTCGAGAATTGGATAACACATACGAAGTAGTTTCAACCAGAATTCCTTGCTTAGTGACGTGTACAAAAGAGCTCAATAAACCAAGGTATATGAGAGTCGAAAATATCTTTGGATGCTTTGATAGACCTATCAGCATCTTTAACAATTCAGTTTTAAAATTTGACAAGAACGAAGTAGGTTTGGTAGGTTCACCTACAAAAGTTAGAAGAACGTTCACAAAAGGTCCAAAAGAACAAGGAACGATTTTCAACGGCACTGCCGATGAAGCTGCTGAACTGATTCTTTCAAAATTAAAGGCTGAAAAGTTAATAAGTGAACAATAG
- a CDS encoding lysoplasmalogenase family protein, whose translation MLAISTTVAFSSLSAVTFSGAILFFLSDLLLSYDKYVRKIPNRDVLVLTSYFAGQLLITISAVL comes from the coding sequence GTGTTAGCAATAAGCACGACGGTTGCATTTTCTTCTTTAAGTGCTGTGACCTTCTCTGGTGCAATTCTTTTCTTTTTATCGGACTTGCTCCTTTCATATGATAAATATGTTAGAAAAATTCCAAACAGAGATGTGTTAGTTCTAACGTCGTATTTTGCTGGGCAATTACTTATCACGATAAGTGCAGTTCTTTAA
- a CDS encoding electron transfer flavoprotein subunit alpha/FixB family protein, which translates to MIMVYCEQRNGELLNVGLELIGKAVELSKDLDGEVTAVVCGNKITQLSDKISQYGATRIIIVEHPLLEKYTVDAYTEALYQVITSENPDILLLGATLTGRELGPRLAARLRTGLTADCTNLEIDPESKLLLMTRPAFGGNLMATIICPERRPQMATIRPGVFPLPKPDTQREVEAYVFTPKLSEEDIKVKVQQIIAKVRKHKDITAEKIIVAGGRGVGSKENFELLEELAELLGGGIAGSRAAVDEGWLPKDLQVGQTGKVVRPKLYIAIGISGAIQHLAGMQESEYIIAINKDPEAPIMKIADLAIVGDWKPIVRRLIQQLKQTMNIQEEKIS; encoded by the coding sequence ATGATTATGGTCTACTGTGAACAAAGGAATGGTGAACTACTGAATGTTGGCTTAGAACTTATTGGGAAAGCGGTCGAATTATCAAAAGACTTAGACGGCGAAGTAACTGCAGTAGTTTGCGGAAATAAGATAACCCAGCTGTCTGATAAAATCTCCCAATACGGAGCGACAAGGATTATAATAGTAGAACATCCGCTTTTAGAAAAATACACAGTCGATGCTTACACAGAGGCGCTTTATCAAGTTATCACTTCGGAAAATCCCGACATCCTTCTTCTCGGAGCCACTCTCACCGGACGCGAGCTCGGTCCACGACTTGCAGCAAGACTAAGAACAGGACTCACAGCGGATTGCACAAACTTAGAGATAGATCCTGAATCAAAGTTATTACTCATGACCCGTCCTGCGTTCGGTGGCAATCTTATGGCAACAATAATTTGTCCAGAACGAAGACCTCAAATGGCAACGATAAGACCTGGAGTTTTTCCTCTGCCAAAACCTGATACCCAGAGAGAAGTCGAAGCATACGTCTTTACTCCCAAACTGAGTGAAGAGGATATAAAAGTCAAAGTTCAACAAATTATCGCAAAGGTACGCAAACATAAAGATATAACCGCTGAAAAGATAATAGTTGCTGGTGGAAGGGGTGTTGGTTCCAAAGAAAATTTTGAATTACTAGAAGAATTAGCAGAATTACTCGGCGGTGGTATCGCTGGTTCAAGGGCTGCTGTTGATGAAGGATGGTTGCCAAAAGACCTGCAAGTAGGTCAGACTGGCAAAGTCGTCAGACCAAAACTCTACATTGCAATCGGAATAAGCGGTGCTATACAACACCTTGCAGGTATGCAGGAAAGTGAGTACATTATAGCCATAAACAAAGACCCTGAAGCTCCTATAATGAAAATTGCAGATTTGGCTATTGTTGGAGATTGGAAACCTATAGTTAGAAGACTCATACAACAACTGAAGCAGACAATGAATATACAAGAAGAAAAGATCTCTTGA
- a CDS encoding acyl-CoA dehydrogenase: MDYLLTKEQLLARELFREFAEKEVKPLAQKVDEDEYFPTETVEKMAEIGMMGIPFPKEVGGAGGDYLTYIIAVEEIAKYCATTAIILSAHTSLCCYPIYMWGTEHQKEKYLRPLLRGEYLGAFALTEPNAGSDAGNQQTTAKLVGDYYVLNGSKVFITNGGKADVFIVFAMTDKSKGTKGISAFIVEKGFEGFKIGKPERKLGIRGSSTTELIFEDCKVPKENLLGSEGMGFKIALQTLDGGRIGVGAQALGIAEGAIAEVLKYVKERKQFSKPIGSFQGIQWYIADMITKTEAAKLLVYNAALKKDRGILTSADAAMAKKFASDVAMEVTTQAVQIFGGYGYTKDYPVERMMRDAKITQIYEGTNEVQKMVIASHYIK; the protein is encoded by the coding sequence ATGGACTATTTGTTGACGAAAGAGCAATTATTGGCAAGAGAACTATTTCGTGAATTCGCTGAGAAAGAGGTTAAACCTTTAGCACAAAAGGTTGACGAGGACGAATATTTTCCAACCGAGACGGTAGAAAAAATGGCAGAAATAGGTATGATGGGCATACCTTTCCCAAAAGAAGTTGGTGGTGCAGGTGGAGATTACCTAACTTACATAATCGCCGTCGAAGAAATAGCGAAATACTGTGCAACAACTGCGATAATCCTGTCTGCACATACATCTTTGTGCTGCTATCCAATATACATGTGGGGCACAGAACACCAAAAAGAAAAATACCTTAGACCTCTTCTTAGAGGAGAATATCTTGGCGCGTTTGCATTAACCGAACCAAACGCTGGTAGTGATGCCGGAAACCAACAAACAACGGCGAAACTCGTTGGTGATTACTACGTACTTAACGGTTCTAAGGTATTTATAACTAACGGTGGAAAAGCTGATGTCTTTATTGTTTTTGCAATGACAGATAAATCGAAAGGGACAAAAGGTATCAGTGCATTTATTGTGGAAAAGGGCTTCGAGGGTTTTAAAATAGGAAAACCCGAGAGAAAACTTGGTATTAGAGGTTCCTCAACAACCGAGTTAATTTTTGAGGACTGTAAAGTCCCTAAGGAAAACCTCCTTGGAAGCGAAGGAATGGGGTTCAAAATTGCTTTGCAGACCCTCGATGGAGGACGCATCGGTGTTGGTGCACAAGCTCTTGGAATTGCGGAAGGAGCCATTGCAGAGGTGTTGAAATATGTTAAGGAAAGAAAACAATTCTCAAAGCCTATAGGCTCATTCCAAGGAATTCAATGGTACATCGCGGATATGATAACAAAAACGGAAGCTGCTAAATTGCTGGTCTATAACGCAGCATTAAAAAAAGACAGAGGAATTTTGACAAGTGCAGACGCCGCGATGGCTAAAAAGTTCGCATCCGACGTTGCAATGGAGGTTACAACTCAAGCTGTTCAAATATTTGGAGGTTACGGATACACAAAAGACTATCCTGTAGAACGCATGATGAGGGATGCAAAGATTACCCAGATATACGAGGGAACAAACGAGGTTCAAAAAATGGTTATAGCATCACACTATATAAAGTGA
- a CDS encoding PDZ domain-containing protein, translated as MKTGIRLFVIFMISGIVVTFSLSWIIEFYKYQKRLVPLDRVERLFDSAVRTIKETYPSEDREEIARRVLDEYHKYKPNRKKMLPIDVFKVIQPALSVVNDQNFRLYPPIEPVYSVLPFTVIVVDGRAIVSSSAVEDIKAGDELLEINGRKISELINQLLPYTSGENYSIREQQLSSLIQLIPELVDKNKDKIGIFYRQREYNIKVKSDGVEKTVVVKTMTAMSYPRESAQFPALPTRRPFEFYKEGDIGVFKFGTFTLSGTIYNSYRDFVTNTLVQNNDMKVVLVDLRGVASRDFTIFKELFEHFVDKKTSVERWISIVNTAYNMSVLNKYGVDFEKTTNELLRIKFFHTFEPREPFIKADVWVLFDRYTSNAALDFIYTFKKLREDRTIGEPTLMKINHTTEVDYKFDDSAKTSFIFPSAVINEPIQHDAVLKPDYEIELTTEERINYVKSIEDVMLNKALEIIRERAVKR; from the coding sequence TTGAAGACGGGAATAAGGTTGTTCGTGATATTCATGATAAGTGGTATCGTGGTGACTTTTTCTTTGTCTTGGATTATCGAGTTTTACAAGTACCAAAAACGTTTAGTGCCATTGGATAGAGTAGAGAGATTATTTGATAGTGCTGTGCGAACGATTAAAGAAACCTATCCCTCAGAAGATAGAGAAGAAATTGCAAGAAGGGTCTTGGATGAATATCATAAGTATAAGCCAAACAGAAAGAAAATGCTTCCTATCGATGTCTTTAAGGTTATCCAACCCGCACTTTCTGTTGTTAATGACCAGAATTTTAGGCTTTATCCTCCCATAGAACCTGTTTATAGTGTTTTGCCGTTTACAGTAATAGTGGTTGATGGTAGGGCCATTGTATCCTCAAGTGCGGTGGAAGATATAAAAGCCGGTGATGAATTACTAGAAATCAATGGGAGAAAGATTTCAGAATTAATAAACCAGTTGTTGCCATATACATCTGGCGAAAATTACTCTATTCGCGAGCAGCAATTATCATCGTTAATACAACTGATTCCTGAGTTAGTTGATAAAAATAAAGATAAAATTGGCATTTTTTATAGGCAAAGGGAGTATAATATAAAAGTCAAGAGCGATGGTGTAGAGAAAACCGTTGTTGTGAAAACGATGACTGCTATGAGTTATCCACGTGAAAGTGCCCAGTTTCCAGCCCTTCCAACGAGAAGACCTTTCGAGTTCTATAAGGAAGGCGATATTGGAGTGTTTAAGTTTGGAACTTTCACCCTCTCCGGAACGATTTATAACAGTTACAGAGATTTTGTAACGAACACACTGGTTCAAAATAACGATATGAAAGTAGTTTTAGTAGACCTGCGTGGGGTTGCTAGCAGGGATTTTACAATCTTCAAAGAATTGTTCGAACATTTTGTGGATAAGAAAACATCGGTTGAGAGATGGATTTCCATAGTTAACACTGCCTACAATATGAGCGTGCTTAATAAGTACGGTGTAGACTTTGAAAAAACGACAAACGAGTTGCTCAGAATAAAATTTTTCCACACATTTGAGCCAAGAGAACCATTTATTAAAGCAGATGTTTGGGTTCTATTTGACAGATACACATCAAATGCGGCTCTGGATTTTATATATACATTCAAAAAGCTCCGTGAAGATAGAACCATAGGCGAGCCAACGTTGATGAAGATAAACCATACAACCGAAGTGGATTATAAATTCGATGATTCGGCTAAGACGAGTTTTATCTTCCCGAGTGCTGTGATAAATGAACCTATTCAACATGATGCAGTGTTAAAACCGGATTATGAAATAGAGTTAACTACAGAAGAAAGGATTAACTATGTGAAAAGTATAGAGGATGTAATGTTGAACAAAGCATTGGAGATAATAAGAGAACGTGCAGTCAAGCGGTGA
- a CDS encoding flagellar biosynthetic protein FliR, giving the protein MNQFYDLLQRYALSYGLILTRLTGMMVIAPLFAGFSLPLEIMVILLLALGYVTLPNVVIPVSLPLPIITIVGSALYNFFIGFIIGLIGYTIVSAVYVGSEIFGIQSGFNVSGSLDPTMEESPLTSEFIYLVSVYIFVSLKGHLILYKAVVESFQKYPILISEISFKDISGQYVRIFTDAFLFSLQIALPIIGLMFLINVLFGILSRLVPQMNVFMVAMPASTLILFAVLVGMIPVWVELISRMVYRLEPYLNQLLSK; this is encoded by the coding sequence ATGAATCAGTTCTACGACTTGCTTCAAAGGTATGCATTAAGTTACGGATTAATTCTTACACGTCTAACAGGAATGATGGTAATAGCACCGCTATTTGCAGGGTTTTCATTACCATTGGAGATAATGGTTATACTACTTCTAGCACTTGGATATGTCACACTGCCTAATGTTGTTATTCCTGTTTCTTTGCCTCTGCCGATAATCACAATCGTTGGCTCGGCATTGTACAATTTTTTCATAGGTTTCATTATAGGATTGATAGGATACACCATTGTTAGCGCAGTCTATGTTGGAAGCGAAATTTTTGGTATCCAGTCGGGATTCAATGTAAGTGGTTCGTTAGACCCAACAATGGAAGAATCCCCCTTAACAAGTGAATTTATCTACTTGGTATCGGTTTACATATTTGTCTCTTTAAAAGGTCATCTAATTCTTTACAAAGCTGTCGTTGAGTCTTTTCAAAAATATCCGATTCTTATCTCCGAAATTTCATTCAAAGACATTAGTGGACAATATGTAAGAATTTTTACCGATGCGTTTTTGTTCTCCTTGCAAATAGCGTTACCTATAATAGGTCTTATGTTCTTAATAAACGTGCTTTTTGGAATTCTCTCTCGACTTGTTCCTCAAATGAACGTTTTCATGGTTGCTATGCCTGCTTCTACACTGATACTTTTCGCTGTGCTTGTGGGGATGATTCCTGTATGGGTAGAACTGATATCACGGATGGTTTACAGGTTGGAACCATATCTCAATCAGTTACTATCAAAATAG
- a CDS encoding ABC transporter ATP-binding protein encodes MKNEENIKKEGKKKAGVFFRLLKYALPYWHLLALAIVVVLVLTYLALLPPQIVRKAINTYILSESLQTAEKLSGISKQSLLFLIVSGGIFLFEYLSILVTTYIGGRVVYDLRRQLYDHVLKLPMSFFDRHPSGQITTRITSDTQNVQEFFTSVITSIVNDVFLLAGVIIMMWRISSRLFLDIIYIFPVIIVAMIVFRYFDIRAYRAVRSNIARINAYIAENLAGMPVIKLFNAEDYKRKEFDQINRELYKARMNQLYVFGIFRPLINFLYYLTLSLIIWFGSKYILGKVLNFGDLYAFVSYIDTFMRPIEDLSEKYDIIQNTIASGEKIFALLDEPQEEQGNSNGKKSIEKGVIEFKDVWFSYDNKRWVLQGVNLSFSPGELVAIVGETGAGKTTIMNLINGMYRPQKGVILIDNVPLEEYDIHALRKEVSAVPQDVVLFSGTLLDNIRLFHDEIPEEEVYKALEKVEALEIIQRLPKGIYTEIVERGKGISAGERQLIALARSVLFGAKIFILDEATSNIDVETEHKIQKAVRELSKENTVIMIAHRLSTVVNADRIIVVADGKIAEEGKHFELLKKKGAYYKLYEIQFAKEETA; translated from the coding sequence GTGAAAAACGAGGAAAATATAAAGAAAGAAGGTAAGAAAAAAGCTGGTGTATTTTTCAGACTATTAAAATATGCTCTACCGTATTGGCACCTTTTAGCTTTGGCTATCGTAGTTGTGCTTGTCCTTACATATTTAGCACTCTTACCACCGCAAATTGTGAGGAAAGCTATAAACACATATATACTTTCAGAGTCTTTGCAGACAGCCGAAAAGCTTTCGGGAATATCAAAACAGTCCCTTCTGTTCCTTATCGTCTCAGGAGGGATTTTCCTTTTTGAGTACCTTTCGATACTTGTTACTACATACATCGGTGGTCGAGTTGTTTACGACTTACGACGGCAACTATATGACCATGTATTAAAGCTCCCTATGTCTTTCTTCGATAGACATCCTAGTGGACAAATAACAACAAGGATAACAAGCGACACACAAAATGTCCAAGAGTTCTTCACATCAGTTATAACCAGTATTGTCAACGATGTCTTCCTACTTGCAGGTGTAATCATAATGATGTGGAGAATTAGTTCAAGACTTTTCCTTGATATCATTTATATCTTCCCCGTAATTATCGTAGCAATGATTGTTTTCAGGTATTTTGATATCAGGGCATACCGAGCTGTTAGGTCAAACATTGCACGTATCAATGCATACATCGCTGAAAACTTGGCTGGAATGCCTGTGATTAAATTATTCAACGCCGAAGATTACAAAAGGAAAGAATTCGACCAAATAAACAGGGAGCTTTATAAAGCTAGAATGAATCAACTCTACGTTTTCGGTATCTTTCGACCTTTGATTAACTTCTTATATTACCTCACTTTATCGCTTATTATCTGGTTCGGGTCTAAGTATATCTTAGGCAAAGTGCTGAACTTTGGGGACCTTTACGCTTTTGTTTCTTACATTGATACGTTCATGAGACCTATCGAGGATTTATCGGAAAAGTACGATATAATCCAAAACACTATTGCCAGCGGCGAGAAAATCTTTGCGCTTTTGGATGAACCACAAGAAGAACAAGGCAATTCTAACGGGAAAAAGAGCATAGAAAAAGGAGTCATAGAATTCAAAGATGTGTGGTTTAGTTATGACAACAAACGTTGGGTTTTGCAGGGTGTAAATCTTTCGTTTTCTCCAGGAGAGTTAGTCGCTATTGTTGGCGAAACCGGTGCAGGTAAAACAACGATAATGAACCTTATAAATGGAATGTACAGACCACAAAAAGGTGTTATTCTAATAGATAATGTACCACTGGAAGAATACGACATCCATGCTTTGAGAAAAGAAGTATCAGCCGTTCCTCAGGATGTGGTGTTATTCAGTGGAACGTTATTAGACAACATCAGGCTTTTCCACGATGAAATACCCGAAGAAGAAGTTTACAAAGCTCTTGAAAAAGTCGAAGCATTAGAAATCATACAAAGATTACCGAAAGGGATATATACTGAGATAGTTGAAAGAGGAAAAGGTATCTCTGCAGGTGAAAGGCAATTGATAGCATTGGCAAGGTCTGTGTTATTCGGTGCTAAAATATTCATACTCGACGAAGCAACGAGCAATATTGATGTAGAAACAGAGCACAAAATCCAGAAAGCAGTTAGAGAATTGTCGAAAGAAAATACCGTCATAATGATAGCACACAGGCTTTCTACAGTTGTAAACGCTGATAGAATAATCGTTGTCGCTGATGGGAAAATTGCTGAAGAAGGTAAACACTTTGAGCTATTGAAAAAGAAAGGTGCTTATTACAAACTTTACGAAATACAATTCGCCAAAGAGGAGACTGCCTGA